The DNA sequence CTGTTCCCGGATCAACAGCTCACGCTGCGCAGACGTCGCATAATCCAATGCAGGCGGAAACTCAGTCGTCTCGTCGGCAGAGTAATCGGTGGCATCCTGCAACTTGACGGCGCGGAGGATAGTAGACAGGTAACCGTTACCGCCCCAGGGATCATTCTTCCGGTTATCGACGATCGAGGTACATAGCGTTTCTGTTTTAGCTGGGGCGAATCCGTCAGTCAGGTGGGCTTAGGATCACGAACAGTAAATGCGAGTGCGAGCGCAAATCGAGCACCAGTGTCATGATGCTACTTTGTTGTTGTTCCACGCTTGTGCGCAAACGATGTTGTGTGTCCGTAGATGGTTCACAAAACTCACCTAAAAGCGCCTCTTTCGTCCGCTCCGAGGGATTCATGACAGATGGTCTCAGTGGGGATTGTGGTAAGGGTGAATTGCGTCAGGGAGGATGGAAGGGTAGCTCCGCTCCGGCATGTCCGCCCAGTTCAGTAGCTCCAGGCGGCTTATCGATAGCCGAACACATGGTCCGTGCGAAGATGCTACCCTGCCCTGATCACCCGGTATAGGAGATCTGCACATTTGCATCTTGTCCCGGGCTCGGGCTTGGAGAAAAGTCAATAAAACCCCTCCATCTTTTGCATTCGCGTATGCACGTGCACAGGGCATCAATCATCAAAAGAAACATTGTTTGCAAATGGGACGCCACGTCTAACCACCCTATAACCCCAATCCCAACCCCCCGTCCCCAATAAATGTCGCTCTCGCTTTGGGCTCCATGGCAATGGCGCTAACTACTGCCCATGGCGAGCGACAGGCACGTCATCACTTTACCACTATCCCATACCGGTTACCCATGGGCCCTCTACTAGTGCACCATCCAATCTTGTCCTGCCAGCCACCGCGGGCACGGTTTTTAATAAGAAGGCAAGTGCCCCTCCTATAGTCCTGGAAACCCGGTTGCTGGTATATTGTATACCGGTAGCCAACAGATATAAAGTTTGTGTGCCGGCCGCCCGTTGTTTCGAGAGTCAGGAGATGACAGGGCACTTGGGCTCGCGTCGCGTCGTGTCGTTGTCGTGTTGGCGGCATGGCAGATTTGCCAATGAATCGAATTGGGCGATGTTTTTGGCAAGTTTGAACGTTGGCGGTCGGTCGGCTTTCTCGTGTAAGTAAGAGGTAAGCTAGGGGGCTTTTACGCCTGCCGTGGTGCCGCTCGGCCAAGCCGCCAGTTTTTGGTAGTCTGATCGTCAGGAACGACCCGTGGGGGTTTTCTTGTTCCACACATTTTGACGGCCGTTGGAGGTGTAGCGTACATGTGGTGTTCACTTCATACCGTTGGTTTGCCACACACCTCGTTGATGGTTTCATGCTTTTTGCCATTTTGTCTTGAATGTCACCGGGGTCAGGCTATCGCGACCTAGACCGTCGTCCTCGTATTGGGCACAGATACGCAATCCTGGTTAGCCATGCTGAAGCCACGTTCGTGGTTCAGTGGCTGGCTGATGGACTTGAGTGGATCCGCCCGGGAACGCCGCACCTTATCGTGGCAGCCTAACCTTGCTCTGCTAAGCCGGTTTGATTTTGTCGATTTTCCTGTTGCAGGGCTCGGAGCTCCGACTAACTTGAACCGCATCTTTCACACCATTGCTTGCTGACTTACCTCGGAGACTGTCCCGCTCCGTGGCTTGGTGGCTTGCAT is a window from the Pyrenophora tritici-repentis strain M4 chromosome 7, whole genome shotgun sequence genome containing:
- a CDS encoding TT-ORF1 multi-domain protein, yielding MNPSERTKEALLAKTETLCTSIVDNRKNDPWGGNGYLSTILRAVKLQDATDYSADETTEFPPALDYATSAQRELLIREQSAALIKTAQDISTLVRDLQELWLFGGLDTLSDPADEEANRKKAVAVAEMIEALAKQSPAGSGQNGVDAANAEGVNGAGE